The nucleotide window GGCAGCCGGCCGCCGTGGACGTGGACCACCCGCATCCAGCCGTCATACGGGAACGGTTCGCCGTGCGCCTCAATGACGGCGCGGGCTTCCTCGACCATCTCGGCGGTCACGCGCCGGGTCAGGTAGCGGTCGAGGAGGTACTGGAGGCCGAAGAAGCGGGTGGCGGGGTACTTGCCGCCGCGCGATTCCAGGTAGCTGAACAGCCGCGTGGTGCCCTGCGGGTACTGGAGGAAGTGGCTCGACTTGTACGAGTCGGTGTCGAGAATCAGGTTGTCGTCGCTGAGGTGGGTGGTGGTCATGGTATGCCTCCCAGCATGAATCCTGCTGCCGACTCATAATCAGATTTTGTAGTATGAGTTAAGTGAGAAGTGGCGGCGGGCGATGGGGGTGGGGGGTGCCACTGCGAAGTCCTTCACGCCAACTGGCCGGGCGCACATTTACCATCCGTTCATGCGTCTGCCCCGCCGCCTGCCCCTCGCCCTGACCCTGTGCACGCTGCTCCTCAGCTGCGGCGGCGGGGGCGCCGAGACCGGGACGCCGCCTGGCACGCCGCCGACCGCTCCGGCTCCCACCGCGACCCTGCCCACGGCGAACTGGAGCGATCCGGCCACGTGGGGCGGCGCGGTCCCGGCCGCCGGCGCCAGCGTCACCCTGCCCGCCGGCAAGCGCGTGATGCTGGACGTGTCGCCGCCCGCGCTGGCGGGCCTGACCATCCCGGCCGGCAGCGCCCTGGAGTTCGCGGAACAGGACCTGACGCTCACCAGCGAGTGGATCATGGTGCACGGCGAGCTGCGCGTCGGCAGCGAGGCCGCGCCCTTCCAGCACGCCGCCGACCTCATCCTGACCGACACCACGCCCGGCGAGAACGTCATGGGCATGGGTGACCGCGTGCTGGGCGTGATGGACGGCACGCTGGAACTGCACGGCCAGCCGCGGCTGCCGTGGACGCGCCTGGCCGCCACCGCGAGCGCCGGCACCTCGACCCTGACGCTGGAACGCGCGCCGGACTGGGCGCCCGGCAGCACGCTGACCCTTGCCAGCACCGACTTCGACCCGGGGCAGACCGAGGCGGTGGTCGTGCAGCGCGTCAGCGGCGCGCAGGTCACGCTCGCCACGCCCCTGAAGTACACCCACTGGGCGCAGACGACCACCCTGGGCGGCAAGACCCTGGTCGAGCGGGCCGAGGTCGGCCTGCTGACCCGCAACGTCCGCGTCGCCGCCAGCGAGGACGCCGCGCAGTCGCACTTGGGCGCGGACGTGATGGTGATGGGCAGCGGCGCGGCGCGCATCGAGGGCACCGAGTTCACGCGGGTCGGGCAGGTGAACACGCTGCGGCGCTATCCGGTGCACTTCCACCGGCTGGGCAGCGCGCCCGCGTCGTACGTGCGGGGCAACTCCATCCACCAGTCGTTCAACCGCTGCGTGGTCGTGCACGGCACCAGTGACCTGCGCGTGCAAGACAACGTGACCTACGACAATGTCGGCCACTGCATCTTCCTGGAGGACGGCGACGAGACCGGGAACACCATCAGCGGCAACCTCGTGACCCTGGTGCGCCGCCCGGACAAGGACCTGGGCCAGACGCCCCTGCTGGACAGCGACCAGAGCCCCGCCGGCTACTGGATCAGCCACCCGGCCAATACCGTGCGTGGCAACGTCGCAGCCGGCGTGGAGGGCAGCGGCTTCTGGCTGGCCTTCCCGGAGCACCCGACCGGACTCGCGGCCGCCAGCGGGCAGACCACGTGGAACCGCCGCACGCCGCTGGGCGAGTTCAGCGGCAACGTGGCGCACAGCGGTGACCGCGGCCTGAACGTGGACGACGGCCCGCAGGCCGACGGCAGCCATACCGAGACCACGTACTACATGCCGCGTGTGACGCCCGCCGACGAGCAGTCCGCGCCCGCCCCGGCCACCTTCACGGCCTTCACCGCGTACAAGCAGCGCGACCAGGGCGCGTGGCTGCGCGGCGAGCACCTGACGCTCTCCGGCGCGGCGCTGGCCGACAACGCGGTCGGCGCGACCTTCGCCGCCGACCAGACCGCCATGACCGGCTCGCTGCTGGTGGGCGAGACCGCCAACGTGGGCAAGGCGCAGCCGTGGGAGAAGACCGGCGCGGGCGGCCGCAGCCTGCCGCGCCCGTGGGACGCGACCTTTCCCATCCGTGGCTACCAGTTCTACGACGGCCGTGTCCGCATCCAGGACACCGCCATCGCCGGCTTCCGCCCGGACGGCGTGCGGCAGGCCAGCGGCCTGGGATACCTCACGGAGAACGCCTTCCCGATCGACCCGCAGAACGCCGCGCAGGGCGTGACGTGGCTGGACGACAGCGTGCGCGTGTACCTGCCGCCCGCCCAGCCGGACCGGGACGGCGACGCGGCCGCCACCTTCCTCGACGTGGACGGCAGCGTGACCGGCACGGCCGGGCGCACCGTGACGGGCAGCGCGATCCTGCAGGACGCCCCGGACTGCGCGGCGCGGCCCGCGTGGGGCGCCAGCGTGTGCGGCGGCCAGTACGCCCGGCTGTGGATGCAGGACGTCACGGACGGCCACATCGGGCCGGTGGGGGTCGGCAACGCGCGCGGAGCCGCCCAGACGCTGGTGGGCGTGCCGGACGACCACACATCCTTCTCGACCAGCGTGCGCGTGGGCGAGCGCTACACCCTGACGCCCGCCGGATCGAGCACGCACCTGCGTGTGGGCATCGACGGCCGCCAGCCCGGCGACGTGGTCCAGCTCAGCCTTCCCGTGAGCGCCGCGCCCGCGGTCTACCGCGACTGGTGGATCGATGACCGCAACCGCCTGAAGGCCGTGCCCCTGACCAGCCTGAATGCCACGACCGGCGACAGCTACGCCCTGGACGGCGGGCGGCTGTACCTCAAGCTGGTCGTGCGCCCCGGCGAGACCTACGCCGAGGCCGAGATCTGCGCCGCCGCCCTGTGTCAGTAACGCCGTGCTGAGGACGCGGTGCCCCTCCGCTCGTCCCAGCTCCGTTGACGGTCATGCTCTGGATGGGGTGACTGCTCCGAGACCGCGCCGGCCCTCTGTGCCGGTCATGGGCTGATCACGCGGCCCCTCCTACCCTGAACCATCCGGCCGGGGACCGGGGGAGGGGAGGGCAGCGGACATGACGGACACGCCGAGCGTCGTCTGGAACGAAATTGCGCTGGAGGCGATCCGTGCCGCGCCACCGGGGCCGCCGGTGGCCGCGCGGGCGCTGTTCATGCTGCACGCCGCCATATTTGACGCGTGGGCCGCGTACGACCGCACCGCGGTCGGCCTGCACTGGAAGGCCCAGACCCGCCGCCCCGCCGCCGAGCACAGCGAGGCCCGCCAGCGCACCGCCATGGCCTACGCCGCGTGCCGGGTCCTGAGCGACCTGTTCCCTGCGCGCGCCGCCACCTTCGCCGCGGTGCTGGACGACCTGGGCCTGGACGCGGCCCGCACCGACACCAATCCCGCCACGCCGCACGGCGTCGGCAACCTCGCCGCCGCCGAAGTCCTGGCTGACCGGCACGGCGACGGCTCGAACCAGCTCCACGAGTACGCCGACACCACCGGCTACGCGCCCGTGAACACCCCCGAGCGCATCACCGACGGCGGGCGCTGGCAGCCGCTGCGCGTCAGCGACGGGTACGGCGGCTGGCAGGTGCAGAGCTTCGTCGCGCCGCACTGGGGGACCGTCACGCCCTTTGCCCTGAGCCGCCCCGACCAGTTCCAGCCCGCCCCGCCCGCCCGCTGGGGCACGCCGGAATTTCTGGAACAGGTGCGCGAGGTGCTCGCGTACTCCGCGACGC belongs to Deinococcus metalli and includes:
- a CDS encoding vanadium-dependent haloperoxidase; this translates as MTDTPSVVWNEIALEAIRAAPPGPPVAARALFMLHAAIFDAWAAYDRTAVGLHWKAQTRRPAAEHSEARQRTAMAYAACRVLSDLFPARAATFAAVLDDLGLDAARTDTNPATPHGVGNLAAAEVLADRHGDGSNQLHEYADTTGYAPVNTPERITDGGRWQPLRVSDGYGGWQVQSFVAPHWGTVTPFALSRPDQFQPAPPARWGTPEFLEQVREVLAYSATLTPIQQATADYWADGPGGELPPGHWTLFATFVSERDGHDAAQDARMFLAVTGAVMDAGVSCWDAKRHYDYAQPASAVRSLLRGRALPGWDGPGNHAPLASAWRPGTGRTPPFAEYTSGHSTFSAAAATALRLITGSDVFGHGVTLPVGHGDGVSLVRLTWATFSDAADEAGLSRRYGGLHFRDADLAGRAAGRQIGQLAVLRALHHFNPKLHPLT
- a CDS encoding G8 domain-containing protein, whose protein sequence is MRLPRRLPLALTLCTLLLSCGGGGAETGTPPGTPPTAPAPTATLPTANWSDPATWGGAVPAAGASVTLPAGKRVMLDVSPPALAGLTIPAGSALEFAEQDLTLTSEWIMVHGELRVGSEAAPFQHAADLILTDTTPGENVMGMGDRVLGVMDGTLELHGQPRLPWTRLAATASAGTSTLTLERAPDWAPGSTLTLASTDFDPGQTEAVVVQRVSGAQVTLATPLKYTHWAQTTTLGGKTLVERAEVGLLTRNVRVAASEDAAQSHLGADVMVMGSGAARIEGTEFTRVGQVNTLRRYPVHFHRLGSAPASYVRGNSIHQSFNRCVVVHGTSDLRVQDNVTYDNVGHCIFLEDGDETGNTISGNLVTLVRRPDKDLGQTPLLDSDQSPAGYWISHPANTVRGNVAAGVEGSGFWLAFPEHPTGLAAASGQTTWNRRTPLGEFSGNVAHSGDRGLNVDDGPQADGSHTETTYYMPRVTPADEQSAPAPATFTAFTAYKQRDQGAWLRGEHLTLSGAALADNAVGATFAADQTAMTGSLLVGETANVGKAQPWEKTGAGGRSLPRPWDATFPIRGYQFYDGRVRIQDTAIAGFRPDGVRQASGLGYLTENAFPIDPQNAAQGVTWLDDSVRVYLPPAQPDRDGDAAATFLDVDGSVTGTAGRTVTGSAILQDAPDCAARPAWGASVCGGQYARLWMQDVTDGHIGPVGVGNARGAAQTLVGVPDDHTSFSTSVRVGERYTLTPAGSSTHLRVGIDGRQPGDVVQLSLPVSAAPAVYRDWWIDDRNRLKAVPLTSLNATTGDSYALDGGRLYLKLVVRPGETYAEAEICAAALCQ